A stretch of Planctomycetaceae bacterium DNA encodes these proteins:
- a CDS encoding efflux RND transporter permease subunit, translated as MSWLAEICVKRPVFALMMIAALIVGGVTAFPQLGVDRFPNMDLPNIYVRSAYPGAASEEVESEVTSLIEDAVATVAGIEELRSISRDGQSFVIVTFGLDRNIDAATQDVRDAVSSVMNRLPPGLDPPVVQKQDLDASPVMSLAVSGPRSARELFVLADNYVKNVIESSHGVGEVQIAGAADRAVKVDIDARRLAAHQLSILEVRDAITRQNTEVPGGRIDEGLRERSLRTMGRLAHSRDFPDMVVTTVNGTPIRLSDLGQVHDATKDVRTLARLNGQPAVVLQVQRQSGENTVAVIEGIRKMLPRCRELLPDDVQVEIIQDQSRYIVAALHEIEQHLISGSILACITVLIFMRSWRSTLIASVAIPASIVATFAFMRWFGFTLNNVTMLALVLMVGVVIDDAIVVLENIFHCIEEKGMAPGDAAIYGTREIGLAVLATTLSLVIVFLPVSFLGSVTGRMLFQFGVTATVAILVSMFVSFTLTPMMCSRLLRRGDSLDGDSSASSRRGFYRWIESSYLWMLRWAMKLRWLVLAVSIAVMASNFWLYKLVRQDYIPLNVDESEFEVRIEARQGASMASMREAVDVIEDRLMKIDGITTILTSLGTRSFGDVNRAEFFIRLQESSTRSFSLSRLWKGLLKGDPQAAFRGNFSQREKMAEVRARLNGIPGLRASVRNLTSLRQGAPVDIDFSITGPDIDQLLKFSDKLAGKARTIPGIVDVQTTLRIDNPELLARIDRERAASMGIDVREVADTLRIAVGGDDRVSRYRDPTVGDAYDVEIRLVGIDRGDAESISQLYVRAPASAVLNGASAQISSGGADPSVRDNGATRPRGTVPVRLDNLVSFQANEAASRIDRLNRQRMVAVRANIDGGYALGDRIQAMQDAAEEIGIPDGFATQVLGGGRELERTLADFGWTFVLSFIFMYIVLAAQYEHLVHPFVILLSLPLAVPFGLLSLHYGGETLNLYSAMGILVLFGVVKKAAILQVDHTNALRTSGMNRLDAIMQANRDRLRPILMTTVSFVAGLLPLLIATGPGAEERRSIAVLAVGGQTFSLLLTLLAIPVLYSFFDDLGNILRKLFPSRKASDLFEDPSHVVAQPAPET; from the coding sequence GTGTCGTGGCTTGCCGAAATCTGCGTAAAGCGCCCGGTGTTTGCATTGATGATGATTGCCGCCCTGATTGTTGGTGGGGTGACTGCGTTTCCACAGCTGGGCGTGGATCGATTTCCGAACATGGATCTGCCCAACATTTACGTGCGGTCTGCCTATCCGGGCGCTGCCTCAGAAGAAGTCGAATCCGAAGTCACATCCCTTATCGAAGACGCGGTCGCTACGGTTGCAGGCATCGAAGAACTGCGTTCCATTTCTCGCGATGGTCAGTCATTTGTCATTGTGACTTTCGGCCTGGATCGCAATATCGATGCTGCAACACAGGACGTTCGGGACGCTGTGTCGAGCGTTATGAATCGGCTGCCCCCGGGGCTGGATCCACCCGTTGTACAGAAGCAGGATCTGGACGCTTCTCCTGTCATGTCACTGGCGGTGTCCGGGCCGCGTTCTGCGCGGGAACTCTTCGTCCTGGCGGACAACTACGTCAAGAACGTTATTGAATCGTCTCATGGCGTTGGCGAGGTTCAAATTGCCGGAGCAGCCGATCGCGCGGTCAAAGTGGATATTGATGCGCGCCGCCTGGCCGCACATCAGTTGTCTATTCTGGAAGTGCGTGACGCCATCACTCGCCAGAACACCGAAGTGCCTGGCGGTCGAATTGATGAAGGCCTGCGTGAGCGGTCACTGCGTACTATGGGGCGCCTCGCGCATTCTCGCGATTTTCCCGACATGGTGGTCACCACCGTCAATGGGACACCAATTCGGCTGAGCGATCTGGGTCAGGTTCACGACGCCACCAAGGATGTTCGAACCCTTGCCAGACTGAATGGACAACCGGCAGTGGTGCTGCAGGTTCAGCGACAGTCGGGTGAAAACACGGTCGCCGTCATTGAAGGCATCAGGAAGATGCTGCCCCGCTGTCGTGAACTACTGCCGGATGATGTTCAGGTGGAAATCATTCAGGATCAGTCTCGATACATTGTGGCGGCCCTTCATGAAATCGAACAGCACCTGATATCGGGCAGTATCCTCGCATGCATCACCGTCCTGATTTTCATGCGATCGTGGCGTTCTACGCTGATCGCATCGGTGGCTATTCCCGCATCCATTGTTGCCACCTTTGCCTTCATGCGCTGGTTTGGGTTTACGCTGAACAATGTGACGATGCTGGCACTGGTTCTGATGGTCGGTGTTGTGATCGACGATGCCATTGTGGTGCTGGAAAACATCTTTCACTGCATCGAAGAAAAAGGCATGGCACCAGGCGATGCTGCCATTTACGGCACCAGAGAAATCGGCCTGGCTGTACTGGCGACGACACTGTCACTGGTGATTGTCTTCCTGCCCGTTTCGTTTCTGGGTAGTGTTACGGGACGCATGTTGTTTCAGTTTGGCGTGACGGCAACAGTCGCTATCCTTGTTTCGATGTTTGTCAGCTTCACGCTGACCCCCATGATGTGCAGTCGCCTGCTGCGACGCGGTGACAGCCTGGATGGCGATTCCAGCGCTTCCTCCAGACGAGGATTCTATCGGTGGATCGAATCGTCTTATCTCTGGATGCTTCGATGGGCCATGAAACTTCGATGGCTGGTTCTGGCCGTTTCGATTGCTGTCATGGCTTCCAACTTCTGGCTGTATAAACTGGTTCGTCAGGACTATATCCCCCTGAATGTGGATGAATCGGAATTCGAAGTCCGCATCGAAGCACGTCAGGGCGCAAGCATGGCCTCCATGCGCGAAGCTGTCGATGTGATTGAAGACCGGCTGATGAAGATTGATGGCATCACAACCATCCTGACCTCGCTGGGAACGCGAAGCTTTGGCGATGTGAACCGGGCGGAATTCTTCATTCGGCTTCAGGAAAGCAGTACACGATCCTTTTCTCTCAGCCGACTCTGGAAAGGCCTGCTGAAGGGGGATCCGCAGGCGGCCTTCCGCGGCAATTTTTCTCAGCGCGAGAAGATGGCTGAAGTGCGTGCCAGACTGAATGGCATCCCGGGGCTGAGAGCCTCTGTTCGAAATCTGACTTCGCTGCGACAAGGTGCGCCGGTTGATATCGATTTTTCCATCACTGGTCCGGACATCGACCAGCTGCTGAAGTTCAGTGACAAGTTAGCTGGCAAAGCCAGAACGATTCCCGGAATCGTCGATGTTCAGACAACGCTGAGGATCGACAATCCCGAATTGCTGGCACGAATTGACCGCGAGCGAGCGGCTTCGATGGGTATCGACGTGAGAGAAGTGGCAGATACGCTCCGGATTGCTGTCGGAGGTGATGATCGTGTTTCACGATATCGCGACCCGACCGTTGGAGATGCCTACGATGTGGAGATTCGCCTGGTTGGGATTGACAGAGGCGACGCCGAATCGATTTCGCAGCTCTACGTGCGCGCCCCGGCATCGGCCGTTCTGAATGGCGCATCGGCACAGATCAGCTCCGGTGGTGCAGACCCATCCGTTCGAGACAACGGGGCAACCAGACCCCGAGGTACCGTTCCCGTTCGTCTGGATAACTTAGTTTCATTTCAGGCAAACGAAGCCGCCTCCCGAATAGACCGTCTCAATCGTCAGCGCATGGTTGCAGTGCGAGCAAACATCGACGGTGGTTACGCACTGGGCGATCGTATTCAGGCGATGCAGGACGCAGCCGAGGAAATCGGTATTCCCGATGGATTTGCAACTCAGGTGCTGGGAGGAGGACGTGAGCTGGAACGCACCCTGGCAGACTTTGGCTGGACTTTCGTCCTTTCATTTATCTTCATGTACATCGTCCTGGCAGCGCAGTACGAACATCTGGTACACCCTTTTGTGATCCTGCTTTCGCTTCCACTGGCTGTTCCGTTTGGATTGCTCAGCCTGCATTACGGTGGCGAGACGCTCAATCTGTATTCGGCGATGGGGATTCTGGTGTTGTTTGGTGTCGTCAAGAAGGCGGCGATTCTGCAGGTAGATCACACCAATGCTCTGCGAACGTCAGGGATGAATCGCCTTGATGCCATTATGCAGGCCAATCGTGACCGGCTGCGGCCCATTCTGATGACCACCGTTTCATTCGTCGCCGGGCTGCTTCCACTGTTAATCGCGACAGGTCCCGGAGCGGAAGAACGTCGTTCCATTGCTGTTCTTGCCGTTGGTGGTCAGACTTTTTCATTGCTGTTAACACTGCTTGCCATCCCTGTGCTGTATTCATTCTTTGATGACCTGGGAAACATTCTTCGAAAGTTGTTCCCTTCGCGAAAAGCGTCAGACCTGTTCGAAGATCCTTCGCACGTCGTCGCTCAACCCGCCCCGGAAACATGA